From Serratia fonticola:
ATACCGACGGTTACAAGGTCTACACCACCATCACCAAGCGGCTGCAACAAGGCGCGCAGGAGGCGGTACGTAACAACATCCTCAACTACGACATGCGCCACGGCTATCGCGGCCCGTCAAACGTGCTGTGGAAAGTGGGTGAACCAGCCTGGGATCAGAAACAGATTGTCGATTCCCTGAAGAACCTGCCGAACTATGGCCCGCTGTCTCCTGCAGTGATCCTGCAGGCGGATGCCGAACAGGCTACTGCCATGCTGGCCGATGGCAGCCGCATTGCGCTCCCCATGTCTGGCATGCGCTGGGCACGTGCGTTCAAGAGCGATACGGTGCAAGGCCCTACGCCGAAGCGCGTCACCGACGTGGTGCAGCCCGGCCAACAGATCTGGGTGCGTAAAGTTAACGACAACTGGTGGCTGTCACAGGTGCCGGACGTGAACTCGGCGCTGGTATCGCTCGATCCTAACACCGGCGCTATCAAGGCGCTGGTCGGCGGCTTCGATTTCAACCAGAGCAAGTTCAACCGCGCAACCCAGGCACTGCGCCAGGTGGGTTCCAACATCAAACCGTTCCTGTACACCGCGGCGATGGATAAGGGGCTGACGCTGGCCACCATCCTCAACGATCTGCCGATCACCCGTTGGGATGCCGGTGCCGGTACCGACTGGCGGCCAAAAAACTCGCCACCTACTTACGTCGGTCCTATCCGGCTGCGCCAAGGCCTTGGCCAATCGAAAAACGTGGTGATGGTGCGGGCAATGCGCGCCATGGGCGTGGACTATGCCGCTGAATATCTGCAACGCTTTGGTTTCCCGGCGCAAAACATCGTGCATTCGGAATCGCTGGCGCTGGGCTCAGCTTCGTTCACCCCGCTACAGGTGGCACGCGGCTATGCGGTGTTGGCCAACGGTGGCTACCTGGTTGACCCGTACTTCATCACCAAGATCGAAGACGATACCGGTAACGCGATATTCGAAGCCAAACCCAAAGTGGTCTGCGACAGCTGCAACCTGCCGGTGATCTACGGTGATACGCATCGTTCGGCCATGCTTTCCGATGATAACACCGAGAACGTGGCAGTCTCGCAGGAAGGCAACAATGCCAACGTACCGATGCCGCAGCTTGAGCAGGTAACCCCGGCCCAGATGCAGCAGGATAACGACCAGCAGTATGCGCCACATGTGATCAGCACCCCGCTGTCGTTCCTGATCCGTGATGCGTTGAACACCAATATCTTCGGTGAACCGGGCTGGATGGGCACCGGCTGGCGCGCAGGCCGCGATCTTAAACGCCATGATATCGGCGGCAAAACCGGTACCACCAACAGTTCGAAAGATGCCTGGTTCTCCGGCTACGGCCCAGAAACAGTGACATCGGTGTGGATCGGTTTCGACGATCACCGCCGCAATCTTGGCCGTGCCTCCGCTTCAGGTGCCATCCCGGATCAGATTTCCGGTGGTGAAGGTGGGGCGAAGAGTGCTCAACCGGCTTGGGATGATTTTATGAAGGTGGCGCTGGAAGGCCTGCCAGAGCAGAAAGTCACTCCACCGCCGGGGATTGTCAGCGTGACCATCGACAAGAGCACCGGCAAACTGTCCAACGGGGGCGGAGGTAGCCGTTCCGAGTACTTTATCGAAGGCACTCAACCCACGGAGTTCTCGGTACATGATGCCGGAACCACCCTGACAGACCCTGGTGGCGAAAGCCACGAGCTGTTCTAAAAACGACAATGGCCAGAGCAATCTGGCCATTTTTTTATCTTAACCGGCGGGCGCCGCATGTTGTGAGCCCGTGCGGGTTTGTCAGCAGCGCCCGTGCAGATGAATCGATGGAGGGTTAGCGTGAACCGCGCAGGAATGCCTCTGCCAGGAACAATGCGCTGACATTGCGCGCCTCACGAAAGTCCGGTTCCGCCAGCAGTGCCATCATGTTGGCTATCGGCCAACGCACCTGGGGTAACGGCTCTGGCTCATCCCCCTCCAGGCTTTGCGCATAGAGGTCGTGTGCCAGCACGATATTCATCTGGCTGGAAAAATAGGAAGGTGCCATCGTCAGTTTGCTGAGGAAATCAAAGCGCCCGGCCCCAAAGCCGACCTCTTCCATCAGTTCACGGTTAGCGGCTTCCAACACCCCTTCGCCAGGGTCGATCAGCCCTTTGGGGAAGCCCAGCTCATAGGATTCGGTGCCTACCGCATATTCACGGATCAGCAGCAAATCATCCCCTATCACCGGCACAATCATCACCGCTTCGCGTTCCGAAGGGCGCATACGCTCATAGACCCGCCGCACACCGTTACTGAACTCCAGATCGACCGACTCCACGTTAAATAAACGCGAGCGCGCGACCGTTTCGACTTTCAGAATTCTAGGTTTTTGCAGCTGTTTATCCATGATTGCCTCAAATAGGTTAACCGCCTAATACACTGAATACTCAGTACTCTCAGGCAGATAACCAGGATAATAATATGCGCGTTGTGGTAGACAGCAAAAGGGTCAACCACTGGCTAAACTCGATCTTGATCACATTGTGCGTTAATGGGAACCATTTCCGCAACGAGCTTAGCCTGTAATTTACTTTTTTTTAACAAACCTGACCAGCAGCTACCCCGGTGGATAAAAAAACAGGTAGGCAAATAGGATAATCCTGATATCCGGACACCATGAGGATTGCTATGCTCGTGCAGGTTAAAAAATCGTACGGTAAATGCCTAACGATAGCCACGAATGAGAGCCGGATAACAACTAATACGGTGGGTCATTCTATCTCTGGGCGGTTAACTCCGTATAATGTCTGGCTTTGCGTAAGATTGGCGGTTTCATGGGTGTAGGACGAGAATAGCATGAGCACAATAGCGTTGATATTGGCCTTAGCGCTAGCCTGCCTGATCGCTGCTGGCCTCTACTTGTGGTTTAAATTCCGCCCCCAGCCAGCCTTGGCAGGTATCCTGCCGTTCGTCAAACCTAACCACCGCAAACTGACCGCGCCAGAGCGGGCAGCTATCGAGAATTACCTCAACCAACAGAACCACCTGGGCAACAAACTGCTGTCGGGTTCCACTTCCCTGCCTTCTGCCAGGCTGGCGTTGACCGCACAGAGCGACAACGTTTACCCGATCACCCATGCCATCACCCGCTATGGTCTGGCCAGCGATGAACCCAACAACTGGCGCTACTACCTCGACTCGGAAGAGATCCATCTTCCTCCGTTTTGGGAGCAGTACATCAGCGCCGATAACCATGTCGAAGTGATCAAAACCCAGACGCTACCGCTGGTGATCTCACTCAATGGCCATTCGCTGCTGGATCATATTTACGACAGCCCACCTTCGCCGGTAGTGACTACAACCCCGACAAGGAACGCCTCCATCCGCAAAGAAGAGAGCGAACATATTGAGTTGGTGAACATTCGCAAGGAAACCCGCGAGGAACATGAGCTTAACCGGCCGAACGGCGTCAAGGAAGCGGCCCTCATCTCTGCTGCCCTACTGCTGCTGTTCCTTAGCCTGATCAGTCCGGTGGTAGTGATCCCCTGGATCATTCTGGTGGCGGTGCTGATGATCGTCTGGGGCTGCTGGCATCTGTTGCGCCGCCCGAGCGAAAAAGAGCTGAAAGAGGTGCACTGTCTGCGCGGCACGCCAAAGCGCTGGGGGTTATTCGGTGAGTCCAATCAGGGGCAAATCAGTAATATCTCTTTTGGCATTATCGATTTGATCTACCCCCCGCACTGGCTGCCTTACCTGAATGCGGACCTGGGTAAAACCACCAATGTGGATATCTACCTCAACCGGCAGGTGGTACGTCAGGGGCACTATCTTTCCCTGCATGACGAAGTGAAGAACTTCCCCTTGCAGCATTGGGGCAAGAACGCCGTATTAGCGGCCAGTTCGCTCGTGGTGCTGTTGTTACTGTTAATCTACATTCCACTCAGCCTACCCGCTAAATTGAGCACCGCGTGGTTACAGGGCACACAGAAGACGGAAGTCACCAGCGTTCAGGCGCTGGAGGCCATTCCACTGCATATCGGCGATAGGCTGAAAATTCAGGGTAACGGCATGTGCTTCGTTCCTTCGGGCAACAACAGCGCCACTGCGCCAAGCTTTATGCCTTTCGATTGTTCGGGGATTTACTGGAATACGGCTACCCCGCTGCCACAGCCTGAATCGGAAGTGATCGATAAAGCTGCCGCGCTGATGGCCACCATCAACCGGCAACTGCACCCAAGCGGTGCCGAGCAGAAAGTGAACCCGCAATTGGCCAGTGCCATTGAAAAGTCAGGCATGATCCTGCTGGATGACTTTGCGGATATCGTATTGAAAACGCAGGACCTGTGTGGCACGGAGGCCGACTGTGTGCGCTTGAAGAACGCATTGGTCAATCTGGGCAACGTCAAGAACTGGGCCAACCTGGTGAAACGGGCCAAATCCGGGGCGCTGGAAGGCGTTAACGTTCTGCTCCGTCCGGTCAGTGCTGAATCGCTGGAAAACCTGAGTAACGCGGCTACCTCTGCCTTTGTGGTGCGGGAAACCCGTCAGGCCGCTGCGGCCCTCAACAGCCCACCGCCGGGCGGTTTTTTGATTACCAGTGACGAAGGCAAGCAGTTGGTGGATTATCCCTTGCCCACACAACCGCTGAACGAATACAACTCACTCGACCAATGGAAAGAGCTACAGCGTCTTAGCAGCATGTTGCTACATACGCCGTTCCGGGCAAACGGGGTGATCACCAATATCTTTGTCGATGCCAACGGCACTCGGCATATCGCCCTGCATAGTGAACCGGATATCGTGACCCTGTGGCGCTATCTTGGCACCAGCCTGCTGTTGCTGGTGTTGGTCGTCGTGCTGGGTTACAACTCCTGGCGGCTGGTGCAACGCAGGCGCAAAAACCAACATCGCCTCGCCGATATCCAGCGCTATTACGACAGCTGCTTCAACCCGCAGCTCACCCCGATATCCATACGCCCGATGGCGTAGCCTCCGCCCTGCCATCCGCCTATACTAGGCTGTATGTTTTTTATCATCCGCGGGATACCGCTATCCCGCCTATGGAGTTGGTTCATGGTTCCTGAGTTTGATTGGCACGATATTGATACCGTACTGCTGGATATGGACGGCACCCTGCTGGATCTGGAATTCGACAGCCATTTTTGGCTAACGCTGGTACCGCAGGCGTTAAGTGAGCAACGGGCCATTCCCTTCGACGACGCCAGCAAAATCATTCACCAGGAATACCTGGCCGTGCAACACACCATGAACTGGTATTGCTTTGATTACTGGAGTGAACGCCTCGGGCTGGATATCTACCAAATGACCAGCGAAGTCGGCAACCGCGCTCGGCTGCGTGAAGATACCCAGCCGTTTTTGCAGGCGTTACGCGATGCCGGGCAGCGCACCATCCTGCTCACCAACGCGCATCCACACAGTCTGGCGGTGAAGGTTGAGCACACCGGTTTGGATCGACACCTTGATTTATTACTTTCCACCCACACATTTGGTTATCCAAAGGAAGATCAGCGTCTGTGGCAGGCCGTGCAGCAGCAAACCGGCTTTGACCCGCAGCGCACGCTGTTTGTGGATGATGGTGAACCCATTCTGGATGCCGCAAGCAAGTTTGGTATCCGCTACTGCCTTGGCGTGCAGAACCCGGATTCCAGCATGGCGAGTAAAACTTTCCAGCGTTATCCGTCGATGAGCGACTACCGCCAGTTGATACCGGCCTTGGAACGGAGGGAGCAATGAAAGCCAAAGCAACACCGGATGAGGCCGTCCGCCTGGATAAATGGCTGTGGGCCGCCCGATTTTACAAAACCCGCGCACTGGCCCGTGACATGATCGACGGCGGCAAGGTGCACTACAACGGGCAGCGCGGCAAGCCGAGTAAAGCCGTTGAAATCAATGCCGAAATCAAGCTGCGTCAGGGCAACGACGAACGCATTGTCATCGTGCTGGCCATCAATAGCCAACGGCGTGGAGCCGATGAGGCGCAGCTGATGTATCAGGAAACCGAGGCCAGCATTGCCAACCGCGAGAAAGTGGCGCTGGCACGCAAGATGAATGCGCTGACCATGCCGCATCCGGATCGTCGTCCGGACAAGAAAGAGCGGCGCGATTTGATTAAATTTAAATTTGGCGAGCAGGAATAATCCCTCGCCTCAAAGAGAGAAAACTATGTCCAACCATGACCAATTGCACCGTTACCTGTTCGAAAACTACGCGGTGCGCGGTGAGCTGGTTACCGTCAGCGAAACCTATCAGCACATCCTGACCAACCATGATTATCCGGCACCGGTACAAAAACTGCTGGGCGAGTTGCTGGTCGCCACCAGCCTGCTGACCGCCACGCTGAAGTTCGACGGTGACATTACCGTTCAGGTGCAAGGTGACGGCCCGCTGAAACTGGCAGTGATCAACGGCAACAATCGCCAAGAAATGCGTGGTGTAGCCCGTGTCGAAGGCGAGATTGTGGCCGACAGCACCCTGCACCAGATGCTGGGTAACGGCATTATGGTGATCACCATCAGCCCGTCTGAAGGTGAACGCTATCAGGGCGTGGTAGGTCTGGAAGGTGAAACGCTGGCCCAGTGCCTGGAAGGGTATTTCCGCCAGTCCGAGCAGCTGCCAACGCGCCTGTTTATCCGCACCGGCGAAGCCGAAGGCAAGCCAGCGGCTGCCGGCATGTTGCTGCAGGTGCTGCCAGCTCAGGACGGCAATGCCGATGATTTCGACCATCTGGTACAGCTGACCGCCACCATCAAGGATCACGAGCTGTTCACCCTGCCGGCCAACGAAGTACTGTATCGCCTCTATCATCAGGAAGAGGTTACGCTGTACGAACCCCAGGACGTGATCTTCCGCTGCACCTGTTCACGCCAACGCTGTGCCGATGCCTTGATCACGCTGCCAACGGAAGAAGTGGCCGATATGCTGGAACAGGATGGCAACATCGATATGCACTGTGATTACTGTGGTAATCATTATGTATTCGATGCGTTAGACATCGCCGCCCTTCACAACGGCAATGCCGACAGCAGCACCCAACTGCATTAAGCAACACCGCGGTGTGACGTGCGTCGAGTTGTGACGCACGTCAGGCCCCACCGTTTGCACGCTTGCTTTATTCCGTGGTCTACATCTCATAACGTAACTAAAAAACGTTTAATACGTTAAATATTTGATACCTATCGCGGTTACATCTCCATGGATCCCTACAATTGTCGCCAGAAATTCTGTGATCAAGGAGTAGTGACATGCGTGTTAATGGTATAACCCACCAGGATCTTGCCGCTTATGGAATTCATAACGTTGGTGAAATCGTTCACAATCCGAGTTATGAATTACTGTTTAAGGAAGAAACGGACCCTTCACTGCAAGGGTTTGAGCGTGGTGTAGTAACCAATCTGGGTGCCGTTGCCGTCGATACCGGCATCTTCACCGGCCGTTCGCCAAAAGATAAGTACATCGTTCGTGACGATATCACCCGGGACACCGTCTGGTGGGCCGATCAAGGTAAAGGCAAAAACGATAACAAACCTCTCAGCCCTGAAGTCTGGGCAGATTTGAAAAAACTGGTCACCGAGCAGCTTTCCGGCAAGCGCCTGTTCGTGGTCGATACCTTCTGCGGTGCTAACGCAGATTCCCGCCTGAAAGTCCGCTTTATCACAGAAGTGGCCTGGCAAGCGCATTTCGTCAAAAACATGTTTATCCGCCCGAGCGATGAAGAACTGCAAGGCTTTGAGCCTGATTTCGTGGTGATGAACGGCGCCAAGTGCACCAACCCGAACTGGCAGCAGCAGGGAATGAACTCGGAAAACTTCGTGGCATTCAACCTGACCGAGCGTATGCAGCTGATCGGCGGCACCTGGTACGGCGGCGAAATGAAAAAGGGTATGTTCTCCATCATGAACTACCTGCTGCCGCTTAAAGGCATTGCCTCCATGCACTGCTCGGCCAACGTGGGCGAGAAAGGCGACGTGGCAGTGTTCTTCGGCCTGTCCGGCACCGGTAAAACCACGCTGTCCACCGATCCGAAACGCCAACTGATTGGCGATGACGAACACGGCTGGGATGACGATGGCGTCTTCAACTTCGAAGGCGGCTGCTACGCCAAGACCATCAAGCTGTCGGAAGAAGCCGAGCCAGATATCTATCACGCCATCAAGCGTGATGCGCTGCTGGAAAACGTCACCGTCCTGGCCGACGGTACCGTGGACTTCAACGACGGATCGAAAACCGAGAACACCCGCGTTTCCTATCCGATCTACCACATCCACAACATCGTCAAGCCGGTATCCAAAGCGGGCCACGCTACCAAGGTGATCTTCCTGACTGCGGACGCCTTCGGCGTACTGCCGCCGGTATCACGCCTGACGGCCAACCAGACCCAGTACCACTTCCTGTCCGGTTTCACCGCCAAGCTGGCCGGTACCGAGCGCGGCGTTACCGAGCCAACGCCAACCTTCTCTGCCTGCTTTGGCGCGGCATTCCTGTCACTGCACCCAACCCAGTATGCAGAAGTGCTGGTCAAGCGCATGCAGGCAGCCGGAGCCCAGGCTTACCTGGTCAATACCGGCTGGAACGGCACCGGTAAGCGTATCTCGATCAAAGACACCCGCGGCATTATCGACGCCATCCTCAATGGTGAAATCGATAAGGCAGAAACCATCACGCTGCCAATCTTCGATCTGTCGATGCCAACTGCCCTGCCAGGCGTTGATCCGGCCATCCTCGACCCACGTGCCACCTATGCCAGCATAGAGCAGTGGGAAGAGAAGGCGCACGATCTGGCGAACCGCTTTATCACCAACTTCGACAAATACACCGATACCCCGGCAGGCGCTGCACTGGTCAGCTCGGGTCCGAAACTGTAATAGCGTTGATTACCCCCTAAGAAAAGGCGCGGAATTCCGCGCCTTTTCTATTTGTGGCTGATTTGCACTTGAGGTTGGTTTGAATTCGTGGCTGACTTGCACTTGTGGTCAATTTGTAGGGGCGCCGCATGCTGCGCCCGTTGGAGGTTGGAGGAGGCACATATGGACTTGAAACAAACGTTACTGAAGAAGCTACCGCGTTATGGATTGGGAACCTGGATGCATCAACACTTTGCCGAATTAGGCGGCGTCGAGTTGAAAATCCCGCCGCGCGGGGAGAAACCACCGCGCGATGTCACCTTTGGCGATGAAGATGAAGGAAACACGAAACCCTGACCAGGCCACAATGCTGCGGCCTTAAGTCAGGATATCAGGCGTTCTCTTTGGCTGGCGGATTCCCGCTGGAAGTTTCTTTCTTCTCGATCGGTATTGGGAGATAGGCTCGGATACGCAGCCCACCGCGCTCGCTAGTGCCGATATCCAGCACGCCAGCATGAGCGTCAATGATGCGCTGCACGATCGCCAACCCTAACCCGGTGCCGCTGGTGCTACGCGCACTGTCGCCGCGCACAAAGGGTTGGAACAGATGCTTCAGCTCTTCCGGCTTGATACCGGGGCCATCATCCTCCACCTGGAACCAGCCGCGCTGCAGTTCTCGACCGCTGCTGACCTTGATCCAGCCGTTGCCATAGCGCGCCGCATTCACCACCATGTTCACCACCGCACGTTTGATCGAGAGCGGATGCACATTCACCATCAGCTCACCCGGCAGAATATCGGTTTCAATCACCCGTTCGTAGCCACTTTCTGTCGCCACCACTTCGCCCAGAATGGAATTTAAATCGCAAATTTCGGTTTGCATCTCCTGGCCGGTACGCAGGTAATCAATAAACTGTTCGATGATGGCATTACATTCTTCGATATCTTTATTGATCGACTCCGCCAGATAACCGTCTTGCTCGCTCATCATTTCCGTCGCCAGACGGATACGCGTCAGCGGCGTGCGCAAGTCATGACTGACCCCCGCCATCAGCAGCGTGCGATCGTCGGCCAGTAACTTCACCCCAGAGGCCATCTGGTTGAAGGCCCGGGTTACCGAGCGCACCTCAGAGGCACCATACTCACGTAGCGGCGGCGGAATAATGCCTTTGCCTACCTGTAAAGCAGCATGCTCAAGCTCCACCAGAGGGCGGTTCTGAATGCGGATAAACAGCCAGGCGCCGCCTATCGCCAGCAACATAATCGCCAGGGTGTAGCGGAATAGCGGCGAGAAATCGCCTTGATGGATTTCGGTCAGCGGGACGCGCACCCAGATATCCGGCTGCAACCAGGTTTTCAGCCAGACCACCGGGGAGTTTTTGTTCACCTCGACGCGGACATCGGTCGGGCCACCCAGTTGCTGCGCCATCTGCTGGCTAAGGAATTGGTAGTGTTGCGCCCAGCGCAGGCCGCTCTCTTCCGCAGCCGCGTTGGTATAAAGCGAAATGCCCAGCTCGCGGTAGATCTCGCGGCGGAACGCTGGCGGCACCTCCAGCAAGGTACCGTCCTCCAGTTGCAGCCGATCGGTCATCAGCATACGAACTTCGTACGCCAATACCTTATTGAACTGCTGCAGACTGGGCAGGATGGCGAAGTTAAGCACCACCAGATAGGTCGTCACCAGGCTGACAAACAGCAAGGTGACGATCAACAGCAAAGTTCGGGCAAACGAGCTACGCGGTGAAAAGCGTAATCTCCTCATGCCTTACTGCCGTCCGGGACGAAAACGTAGCCAAGACCCCAAACGGTCTGGATATAGCGTGGATGTGCCGGATCTTCTTCGACCATGCGGCGCAGGCGCGAGATTTGCACGTCGATGGAACGCTCCATCGCACTGTATTCGCGGCCACGGGCCAGGTTCATCAGCTTATCACGCGACAACGGTTCACGTGGGTGGCTGACCAAGGCTTTCAGCACGGCGAACTCACCGCTGGTTAATGGCATAGGTTCATCTTCACGGAACATCTCGCGCGTGCCGAGGTTCAGTTTGAATTTACCAAAGGCGATCACCGCCTCTTCCTGAGAAGGCGCACCCGGCAGTTCGTTGGCCTGGCGGCGCAGCACGGCACGGATACGAGCCAGCAGTTCACGCGGGTTGAACGGCTTAGGGATATAGTCATCGGCACCGATTTCCAGCCCGACGATACGGTCCACTTCTTCACCCTTGGCGGTCACCATAATGATCGGCATCGGGTTGCTTTGACTGCGCAGGCGACGGCAAATGGACAGCCCGTCTTCACCCGGCAACATCAGGTCTAATACCATCAGATGGAAAGACTCACGCGTCAGCAAACGATCCATTTGCTCAGCGTTGGCAACGCTGCGAACCTGGAAGCCCTGTTCGGTTAAGTAACGCTCTAAAAGCGCACGCAGGCGCATGTCATCATCGACGACCAGAATCTTGTGATTCTCTTGCATTGTCTGACTCCCAAAGGCTGTATTGCCTGATTCTAGACTGTGGCCCGCACTTATGCATTGGCACCGCTGGCGGCTATTTGGCAACAGCCTCGTATTGTTCAAAAACTCCATCATTACTGACAGCGTTTAATGGTATATATTCTAGACGAAATTGTTACAAAGCTTATTCTTTTGCCCAAATATCAACAATTTTCACTTAAACCGGAGCCGCAGATCGGTAAAAAACTTCCCGCTGCGTATGATGTACACTCTTGGCAGAAAACCGCAAGACTGGCGAATTGGCAGTGTACCTCAGGTTTATAAAAAAAACGCCAACGGATATGGTGGCCGCTTTATGCGAGAATGCCCACTGCTCCTGTGATTCGATGATGGATGACAATGAAAACATTGCTGATCACCCGTGAGGGTTACAACAAGCTCAAAAAAGAACTGGATTTCCTGTGGCGTGAAGACCGCCCGGAAGTGACCAAGAAAGTCACCTGGGCCGCCAGCCTGGGCGACCGTAGTGAAAATGCCGATTACCAATACAATAAAAAGCGGCTGCGTGAGATCGATCGCCGGGTGCGTTATCTCACCAAGTGCCTTGAGCAGCTGAAAATTGTCGATTATTCGCCACAACAGGCGGGCAAGGTGTTCTTTGGTGCCTGGGTAGAGATCGAGAATGACGATGGTGATACCAAACGCTTTCGCATCGTGGGTTACGACGAAATCTTTGGCCGTAAAGATTACATCTCCATCGACTCACCAATGGCTCGCGCCTTGCTGAAAAAAGAGGTAGGGGATACGGCTACGGTTGAGACCCCGGCAGGTATTGCCTACTGGACGGTCAACGAGATCGAATATATCAAAGACGAAGAATAGTTGAGACCGTAGGGGCGCTGCATGCTGCGCCCGTCAAAACCTCGGCCCTCTGGACTGGCATTTTCCCCCTGCAAAACGTATAACTATCCCCCTATCGATTATCGCTGCTAACAGATACCTGACTTATGACTGATCCACTGAGCCGCATTATTGCAACCGAACTGCAGGCCCGCCCGGAGCAAGTTGACTCCGCCATCCGTCTGCTGGATGAAGGTAATACCGTGCCGTTTATCGCACGCTATCGTAAGGAAGTCACCGGGGGCCTGGATGATACCCAACTGCGTCAGTTGGAGACTCGTCTGGGCTATCTGCGTGAACTGGAAGATCGCCGCCAAACCATCCTCAAGTCCATTGAAGATCAGGGTAAACTGACCGAACAGTTGGCGGGGGCAATCAACGCCACACAAAGCAAAACCGAACTCGAAGACCTTTACCTGCCCTACAAACCGAAACGCCGCACCCGTGGGCAGATCGCTATTGAAGCCGGTCTGGAGCCGCTGGCAGACTCCCTGTGGCAAGATCCGCAACAGCAGCCAGAACAGTTGGCCGAAGGATTTGTCGATGCCGAGAAAGGCGTGGCAGACGTCAAAGCGGCGCTGGACGGCGCACGCTACATCCTGATGGAACGCTTTGCCGAAGACGCGACCCTACTGGCCAAGGTGCGTGACTACCTGTGGAAAAACGCCCATCTGGTGTCCAAGGTTGTCGAGGGTAAAGAAGAGGAAGGCGCGAAATTCCGCGACTACTTCGATCACCACGAACCAATTGCGCAAGTGCCTTCACACCGTGCGCTGGCAATGTTCCGTGGCCGCAATGAAGGCGTGCTGCAACTGGCGCTGAACGCCGATCCGCAGTTTGAAGAAACCCCGCGTGAAAGCCAGGGCGAGCTGATTATCACCAACCATCTCAACCTGCGCCTGAACAACGCGCCGGCAGATGCCTGGCGTAAATCCGTGGTTAACTGGACGTGGCGCATCAAGGTGTTGCTGCATCTGGAAACCGAGCTGATGAGCACCCTGCGTGAGCGTGCGGAAGACGAAGCGATCAACGTTTTCGCCCGCAACATGCACGATCTGCTGATGGCAGCCCCGGCCGGTATGCGCGCTACCATGGGCCTGGATCCTGGCCTGCGCACTGGCGTTAAAGTGGCGGTGGTGGATGCTACCGGCAAGCTGGTTGCCACCGATACCGTTTATCCGCACACCGGGCAGGCAGCCAAAGCCGCTGCGGTCGTTGCCGCGTTGTGCATCAAACACAAGGTTGAGCTGGTTGCCATCGGTAACGGCACCGCATCACGCGAGACCGAGCGTTTCTTTGCCGAGCTGCAACAGCAGTTCCCGGACGTTAAAGCCCAGAAAGTGATCGTCAGCGAGGCCGGAGCTTCGGTGTATTCCGCTTCCGAGCTGGCCGCGTTGGAGTTCCCGAACCTGGACGTTTCGCTGCGCGGTGCGGTTT
This genomic window contains:
- the mrcA gene encoding peptidoglycan glycosyltransferase/peptidoglycan DD-transpeptidase MrcA — encoded protein: MKFVKYLLILAVFCIVLGAASIFGLYKYVEPQLPDVATLKDVRLQIPMQVYSAEGELIAQYGEKRRIPLKLDQIPPVMVHAFIATEDSRFYDHHGVDPVGIFRAASVALVSGHASQGASTITQQLARNFFLSPERTLMRKIKEAFLAIRIEQMLTKDEILELYLNKIYLGYRAYGVGAAAHVYFGKDVSQLTLSEMATIAGLPKAPSTFNPLYSHDRSVARRNVVLSRMLDERYITQAQYDQARNEPLVANYHAPEISFSAPYLSELVRQEMIKRYGENAYTDGYKVYTTITKRLQQGAQEAVRNNILNYDMRHGYRGPSNVLWKVGEPAWDQKQIVDSLKNLPNYGPLSPAVILQADAEQATAMLADGSRIALPMSGMRWARAFKSDTVQGPTPKRVTDVVQPGQQIWVRKVNDNWWLSQVPDVNSALVSLDPNTGAIKALVGGFDFNQSKFNRATQALRQVGSNIKPFLYTAAMDKGLTLATILNDLPITRWDAGAGTDWRPKNSPPTYVGPIRLRQGLGQSKNVVMVRAMRAMGVDYAAEYLQRFGFPAQNIVHSESLALGSASFTPLQVARGYAVLANGGYLVDPYFITKIEDDTGNAIFEAKPKVVCDSCNLPVIYGDTHRSAMLSDDNTENVAVSQEGNNANVPMPQLEQVTPAQMQQDNDQQYAPHVISTPLSFLIRDALNTNIFGEPGWMGTGWRAGRDLKRHDIGGKTGTTNSSKDAWFSGYGPETVTSVWIGFDDHRRNLGRASASGAIPDQISGGEGGAKSAQPAWDDFMKVALEGLPEQKVTPPPGIVSVTIDKSTGKLSNGGGGSRSEYFIEGTQPTEFSVHDAGTTLTDPGGESHELF
- the nudE gene encoding ADP compounds hydrolase NudE — translated: MDKQLQKPRILKVETVARSRLFNVESVDLEFSNGVRRVYERMRPSEREAVMIVPVIGDDLLLIREYAVGTESYELGFPKGLIDPGEGVLEAANRELMEEVGFGAGRFDFLSKLTMAPSYFSSQMNIVLAHDLYAQSLEGDEPEPLPQVRWPIANMMALLAEPDFREARNVSALFLAEAFLRGSR
- a CDS encoding intracellular growth attenuator family protein, which produces MSTIALILALALACLIAAGLYLWFKFRPQPALAGILPFVKPNHRKLTAPERAAIENYLNQQNHLGNKLLSGSTSLPSARLALTAQSDNVYPITHAITRYGLASDEPNNWRYYLDSEEIHLPPFWEQYISADNHVEVIKTQTLPLVISLNGHSLLDHIYDSPPSPVVTTTPTRNASIRKEESEHIELVNIRKETREEHELNRPNGVKEAALISAALLLLFLSLISPVVVIPWIILVAVLMIVWGCWHLLRRPSEKELKEVHCLRGTPKRWGLFGESNQGQISNISFGIIDLIYPPHWLPYLNADLGKTTNVDIYLNRQVVRQGHYLSLHDEVKNFPLQHWGKNAVLAASSLVVLLLLLIYIPLSLPAKLSTAWLQGTQKTEVTSVQALEAIPLHIGDRLKIQGNGMCFVPSGNNSATAPSFMPFDCSGIYWNTATPLPQPESEVIDKAAALMATINRQLHPSGAEQKVNPQLASAIEKSGMILLDDFADIVLKTQDLCGTEADCVRLKNALVNLGNVKNWANLVKRAKSGALEGVNVLLRPVSAESLENLSNAATSAFVVRETRQAAAALNSPPPGGFLITSDEGKQLVDYPLPTQPLNEYNSLDQWKELQRLSSMLLHTPFRANGVITNIFVDANGTRHIALHSEPDIVTLWRYLGTSLLLLVLVVVLGYNSWRLVQRRRKNQHRLADIQRYYDSCFNPQLTPISIRPMA
- the yrfG gene encoding GMP/IMP nucleotidase, whose product is MVPEFDWHDIDTVLLDMDGTLLDLEFDSHFWLTLVPQALSEQRAIPFDDASKIIHQEYLAVQHTMNWYCFDYWSERLGLDIYQMTSEVGNRARLREDTQPFLQALRDAGQRTILLTNAHPHSLAVKVEHTGLDRHLDLLLSTHTFGYPKEDQRLWQAVQQQTGFDPQRTLFVDDGEPILDAASKFGIRYCLGVQNPDSSMASKTFQRYPSMSDYRQLIPALERREQ
- the hslR gene encoding ribosome-associated heat shock protein Hsp15, which codes for MKAKATPDEAVRLDKWLWAARFYKTRALARDMIDGGKVHYNGQRGKPSKAVEINAEIKLRQGNDERIVIVLAINSQRRGADEAQLMYQETEASIANREKVALARKMNALTMPHPDRRPDKKERRDLIKFKFGEQE